Genomic window (Desulfitibacter alkalitolerans DSM 16504):
CAGACGAGTTTCCTTTAGTTATAGCGATGTTTTAACAGAAACTGTAGAACTATCGCTGTGCAAAGAAGATGGAGATAAAAAGATTGTTTGCGGTGAAAGATAATAGATAATATTTACATGCCGGGTTTTTTAGGACCCGGTTTTTTTATTTAAGAATGTATAAGTTGAGGAGACCAGATTACTGGTTTTCTTTTTTTGCATTTTGTGTAATTATCGGTATTATCTAATATATTCAAAAAATTATACAAAACTAATAAATGGATTATGCCAAATATAAAAAGATATTACCAAGGTAATTGTCAGATAATATAGAAAAGTATTGTAAAAGTACATTTGAAAAACAAAGTGTATTGCAGTAGCTTGAGTTCATGATATTATAACTCTTCACCAATGAATTCTAAAAGGGGGGTTGGAAAAGGCTATTTAAGTAAGAAGTTTGCAGTAGTCATGCTAATTTACTGCTTAATGGTATCAATGATGTTTTAAATATTAAAACAGAATCTTTTTTTAAAGCATAATCCTAAATATTAAAAAAAGGAGTGATTATTTGTGAAAAGCAATTATGTTAGAGCAAACTATCAAGTCAATCAAACGGTAAATTTCCGAGTCCTAAGTAACGACCAGTGCCAGGAAGTTTATTATGCAGCGCTAGAATGTTTAGAAAGGACTGGAGCTGACTTTTATAGTAACGAGGCGCTAGAGATTTACAAAAAGGCTGGGTGTTGGGTAGACGGCAATCGCGTACGTTTTCCTTCAAGGGTAGTAGAAAAAGCAGTTAGAAGTGCCCCAACGCGAATAACAATTTGTGACAGAAATGGGAACAGAAGCATGTTTCTAGAGGGTAGAAATACCTATTGGGGACCGGGGCCAACTAACACCTATACCTTAGACCCCTTTACCGGAGAAAGAAGAAGACCAAAAAAATCTGATGCTGTGAGGGCCGGTATAGTATGTGATGCATTGCCTAATATTGCATATGCCATGGATAATGGAACGGTAATGGATGTCACGCCAACCTTATCAGATGTTCACTCCTTTGATGCCCTTGTTCGCAATACGACAAAGCCAATTATTCACTGGGGTTTTGGAATTGACCAGTATAATGACATTATAGAAATGGCTGCAGCCGTAGCAGGTGGACTGGATGAACTGCAAAAAAGACCATTTATTATACTTTATTCAGAATCAAGTCCACCCTTAAGGCACTCGGCAGAAGCAATTGACAAGGCTATTTTTGCAGCCCAGAAGAACGTACCAGTTATCTATACACCATGCACATTTGCTGGTGGTGTAGCACCGGCTACCATGGCAGGATCCCTGGTTATTGCCATAGCCGACAGCTTAGTTGGCCTGGTGGCTAATCAAGCTGTAAGAGAAGGTTCCCCCTTTATCATGGGTGGATTAATTTCAACAATGGACATGGGAAGCTCAATCCTTGCTTATGGAGCTCCTGAGTTAAGCCTGCTTTCTGCAGCGTTAACTGACATTGCTGTTTACATTGGCCTGCCAATGTTTAGCACAGGAGGCTGCACAGACTCCAAATGTATAGATGCCCAGTGGGCTGCAGAATCTGCCTTTTCAAACCTTATAGCCGGGTTAAGTGGAGCAAATATTATTCATGATTGCAACTATATGGAATATGGAAACTGTGGATCTCTTGAACTATTGGTGGCCAATAATGAAACCATTGGTATGGTCAAAAGGATAATGAAGGGAATTAAGGTTGACGACTATACCCTTGCAGTGGATGTAGTAGACAAGGTAGGGCCAGGAGGCCATTTCCTTGGAGAACAGCACACCATAGATAACTTTAGAAAAGAAACCTGGTGGCCCTCATTAATCAGCCGCTTACGTTATGATGAGTGGAAAATGGAAGGCGCCCAATCATTTGGTGATAGGGTCAAGCAAAGAACACAAGACATTATTAATAACCATAGAGCCGAGCCACTGCCAAATGATGTCTGTGAAAAACTAGATGCAATCATTGAGAGAGCAGAAGCCAGAGAAGCTAAATTGAACAAGAAAGATAAAAAATAATTAATGAAAGGAGAGTTAGTAATGAGAGCAAGGAGTAATTATGTAGCAAATGCCAGTACAATGTTGAGTATATTATCACCAGGCCAGTGCGAAGAGGTGTTATTAGCTGCCCAGGAAATTCTTGAAAGGACTGGAGTTACCTTTCACGATGATGATGCATTAGAAGTAATGAAAAAGGCTGGCTGTTTTGTTAATGGGAATCGGGTTAAGATACCATCTTATATAGTGGATAGGGCTTTAAGAACAGTACCCCATAGAGTGACCTTATGCAACAGCCGTACTGGGAGCAGAGATGTGCTGCTAGAGGGAAACAATGCTTATTTTGGCACCGGCTCAGATACGCCTTATTATATTGACCCTTATACAGGAGAAAGAAAAAGATCCAGTACCCAATCAGTAAGCTGGGCCTGCAAGACAATTGATGCATTACCAAACCTGGATTTTGTCATGTCCCTTGGTATTGTTCAGGATGTGCCCCTTTTAATATCTGACAGACATCAATTTGAAGCCCAGGTTTTAAATACTTCCAAGCCAATTGTTACAACAGCACATGACATTTACGGATTTGCTGATATAATAGAGATGTGCGAAATAATTGCCGGTGGAGAAGAAGAACTCCGAAAGAACCCAATTATGACCTTATATGCTGAACCAATTTCACCCCTACAGCATGCATGGGAAGCAGCAACCAAACTAATGCTTGCTGCCAAGAAAGCCC
Coding sequences:
- a CDS encoding trimethylamine methyltransferase family protein, which gives rise to MKSNYVRANYQVNQTVNFRVLSNDQCQEVYYAALECLERTGADFYSNEALEIYKKAGCWVDGNRVRFPSRVVEKAVRSAPTRITICDRNGNRSMFLEGRNTYWGPGPTNTYTLDPFTGERRRPKKSDAVRAGIVCDALPNIAYAMDNGTVMDVTPTLSDVHSFDALVRNTTKPIIHWGFGIDQYNDIIEMAAAVAGGLDELQKRPFIILYSESSPPLRHSAEAIDKAIFAAQKNVPVIYTPCTFAGGVAPATMAGSLVIAIADSLVGLVANQAVREGSPFIMGGLISTMDMGSSILAYGAPELSLLSAALTDIAVYIGLPMFSTGGCTDSKCIDAQWAAESAFSNLIAGLSGANIIHDCNYMEYGNCGSLELLVANNETIGMVKRIMKGIKVDDYTLAVDVVDKVGPGGHFLGEQHTIDNFRKETWWPSLISRLRYDEWKMEGAQSFGDRVKQRTQDIINNHRAEPLPNDVCEKLDAIIERAEAREAKLNKKDKK